CAAAGACTGTACAGGCTTTAAATGAATCTCCTTTCCATGCTCAgagagttttttctttccttcattcatcTAGTTAGAATGAGAAATCAGCTGCATACATTATGGGAAGCTCCATGACAAGATTCAGTGATGTAGATGAATTGAAGTATGGACTAAAGCATCTAGTGGAAAAATTAAACCTAATGTAGACATTATCCCCCAAAGTGTTTAATCTGTCATAGAAAGTagtatttttaaaagcatatttgCAGCATTCCAGGAAAAGATTGTCAATCTTTTTAACTTCTTCTAATTTTCCTGTCTACTACTATATCTATTTGTTATCCATTTTATCTAATACTGAGTTTTGTAAATAGAGGAAACCTTGTGCCCTTCTACTTGTGTCCTTCCACTACCATCAGAAGACTGGAGAAAGGCTTCAAACTTGGCTGAGTGGTATGGCATCATACAAACGTTTATGGAGGAAAATTGATTAATGAACGTTCCCATTTAGCTTCTGAAGAGATATCCATTGTCTGAaaaatattttttgcaatatTGGCATTACATCATTTAGTAAAGTTTAACTATTTTGCTATCTATGAAAGTCTCTATTCCATTATGATTACATTTTGTATAACCTTCTAATGGATAGCCCTCTTTGTAAAGACAAGGGTAGTCTCCAAGGGAAGGGGATAGAAAATGTATTATTTGAATTTACCCTAAAAATCCCAGACAAGCAGTTAGATCCAGCCAGATACCATTCCCACAATCTTGTGCAAGTTATCTTGTCCATTATTATACACCTGTCCCAAATGTATTTTGTCCATGCATGTGCTAAGATCCTCATCATTTTGGGTGGTTAAATAAGAATCTGTGGTCATGTGGTCATCTAGTGATCCATTTTCCCACTTTTTGTAATATGATAGATTATAAAAATTAATCATATTCATTTGTCGCATGATAcagacttgaagaagaagaagagtgcaaTTCATACTCTGCTcgtcactcagagtctcagagcagcttacaaatctccttctcttcctcttcctacaGCCGATACCTTGTGACTTAAggtgggctaagagagctctaagagaacttcttttgggagaacagctctgagagaactgtgattgatccAAGGTAACTCAGTTGGCTGCATGGAAAGGAGTAGGGAATTAAACCTATTTCCCTAGATTATAatccactactcttaaccactacaccaaattgggtcTCACCCTGGGATTTTACTCTTACATTAGCAATCATTCCTTCACCCCTCCTGATTTCAGACTGGTCAGATTCTATCTCAATCTTATCTTTATCATGAACTATCTTTATCATGAACTTTGTTGATGTATCTGCCTCTTATACCTTTGCTTCACCTTCATAAGCAAAGGGAATGAGTTGCTTGGAGGCACAATGAATTATGAGATTTCCCACATACACTCTGAAGCAATACAAGTAGAGTTCCCTTGTCCTGTGGCCTTGTCTGAAGATTTAGGTCCACAGGTTACCTTTCTCTCTGCCTCTGAGCAAACTGTTTGAATCTTCAGGACTGCAGAAGCACACTACTATGGATAGGGCTGAGTTCAAGGTCTTAGAACCTAGGGGTATGCAATTTATAAAATTTTCTATCTATATAGTAGACCTATgtatatgtttatgtttaatttcatttatactccaccctccccaccaaagatGGGGACAGAGTAAGCTAATGAGATCTTTAGCCCCCTCCACTTTCTCTTTATTTAAAAtgtcttaattttaaaaatctatctatctatctatctatctatctatctatctatctatctatctatctatctatctatctatctatctatctctatctatcatctatctatcatctatctatcatcttttcTTTCTATTGGGGACCCAAACATGCTTAcgagaaaaaaaaacacagagataTAATTACAGAAATAAAGAACCAGGGTGGTTTGAGATCCAATTGGGTTGGCTAACTAAAGGCTACAGGCCTTGCAAATATATTAGAACCTAGAGCCCTACGGCAAATATATTAGAACCTCATGCCCTCACCCTTCCATagcttttaaatatataaaaaaggtaacagAGGTTAAGCCTTGATCATTTACAGATGGAAGACATGTTCTGAAGAGTCCCCCCTCTGCTTAAAGAGCCTTTGGTCACATTCAGCCTTTTCTACCTGAAACAGAAAAAGGGAAACAGAAACTCAGCTTAGATCATTTCAGGCTGACAGACTTGCTCCCATGatttccctttcctctcctcatTCAACACTCAGTTATTAAGTTGATTCTGATTTATGTGAGTAGAGTTAAAAATCTCTTGTGCTTTGTTCTACTGGTAGCATGAAGATGGACATAGAGGACAAAAATTCCAGCCTTGTCTCCACAACTGAATTTCTGCTCCTCAAATTTTCTAATTTTCAAAGACTACAGACCTTACATTTCTTTGGATTCCTGACATTGTACTTGATAGCAGTGATGGCCAATCTTCTCATCATTATGGCAGTATTATTTGACTGCCATCTGCATACGCCCATGTACTTTTTCTTAATGAACTTGGCTGTCCTGGACATTGGCTCAATTTCAGTCTTGGTACCTAAAGCTATGGCAAATTCTCTCATGGATAGCAGGACAATTTCTTATTTTGGATGTGTAGCCCAAGTTTTCCTTCTGCTCTTCTTTGTAGGGTCAGATTTTGCCCTCCTAACAGTGATGGCACATGATAGGTATGTTGCTATCTGCAATCCATTACAGTATGAAAAAATTATGCACAAAAGAGCATGCATTAAGATGGTAGTCAGTGCATGGATCAGTGGTGTCCTTAATTCATCATTAAACACAGGAAGCACTTTTGCAATCACCTTCTGCTCCAATGTGGTCCATCAATTCTTCTGTGAAATCCCACAATTACTCAAACTCTCCTGTTCTGGCCTGGACTTTGTTCAAATTGGAGTTATTGTACTTACTTGTGGCATAGTGCAAGGATGCTTTATCTTCATCATTCTAACTTATGTGAAGATTTTTGCAACAGTGCTCAAAATCCCATCTGTGCAAAGTCAGAAGAAAGCCCTCTCCACTTGCATTCCCCACCTCACTGTGGTTTTTCTGCTTGTATTCAGTGGCATCTTTGCCTATGGAAGTTCTATGATTGATACTTCATCTGTTCTAAATATAGTCTTTGCATTTTTTTATGCTATACTGCCTCCATTTCTCAATCCATTCATCTATACCATGAGAAACAAAGAGATCAAAACTGCCTTATTGAAGTTGTTCACTATGGCAAATTTTTCTAAAATCATCTCTAGCAGAGTTGTTTTGTGAAAATGGATTTGTTTTGCAACTGAATGATTCAGcattaaaattgtttaaattttaggTTTCTGAAGAATGCAGCACTAATCCCCAAACTCCTGTAGATGTGGCAAGTTAATTTCACATAAAGTTATGCACTCATTATTTCAATTGCACTTATTTATTAAGAGTATTGGTACGCCTGTTCTTTTCTTCTGATACATTTGGGACCCAAAGTGGGAATTTCCCTTTAAGTATAGTCCCTAAAATTATCATGGACTCAACCAGATCAATAAAACAAGTAAGTCAGATCCCTTTTAAAGctctccatatatatatatatatatatatatatatatatatatatatatatatatatatatatatatatatatatatatatatttaagttcacTTCTACAGCCTTGTTGGAATATCCCAAGGGTAGGTTTTTGCCTGTCCTCTCTAAGATaatattcaatggaaaaggtctTGATCTGGACCATTGTGAGATCATGTCTTAGAATGAGGCAACCATTAACAAACCTTTTGATGAAGGACAACTCTTATTTTTTGTACTGGTTAACCCATTCCAAGTTTCTTGGGCCCTCTGATAAGGAATGCTACAACATTTCTTGTTCTTTTCCAAAATCACTTCTACTGTATCTTTAttgatgcttttttaaaatgctgagttCTGTTTTTCTTACCTTTCAAAAATTTTTCAAGTGAAAAATAAATGACAGAAATTTCTTAAATAAACCATAACTACCAGCTCTTTTAAGTATGGTTTTCCTCCTATGCATATATTTGATACCTGCATTAACCATTTTATTTGCTTTGCTAGGACAATACTATAATGTTCTTGATACTGATTATTGCGCAGTATTGAAATGAAACCCATATACAGAGTATCTGTCCATGTGGATGAGACTTACTTAGGTTAAGTGATACTCCATCTTCTAGGGATGAAACATACACAACTAGCTATGGCCTCATTTGACAacataatgtatttatttttaattgttaCAAACCTCAGACTATGTAGAAATAAAATGTAACTACAATGGTGGCAAGTCTATCCATAGCCATCCAAATTTTTCCAAGATTTCCAAATATTTAAAAGAATTAATAAATCCATGTGAAATTGTTATGTATACATGTATACATATATTCAATGATGGTAAGGTTGTAAACCCATTTTACTATGGGTGATGGGCTTTTATCTCTCCAGTGTTGTAATATAAGTCTTTTAGCAGCAGTAAAAACAAACATGATCCAATTTTGTTAATCATCTTCCAGAAGACagggaaatattttaaaagtatatcaTCCTCAAAGATCATTTGACAAAGTAATTATGCATCAAGTCCAAGAAGTCTACTAAGTGGCTGGATATACTGATATTGAAGAAAGCTTTTATCAATGAGAATAATAAAACTCACAGTCAAGAGGACATAAAACCAAATTTGATATAGCACCAAATACTAGGATGCCCGTGGTGAAATCCATGTATTGCAAACATCCACACATATATGTAAAATTTGTGCTAACTATGAGAGCAGGATGGTGCTGATGAGGTAGAACATGGTATGAAAGCAGAAGCTTCTAGTGTAATATTCCAGGTTAAAGTTTAAAATCCTAATAAAGGATAATGCAAGATCTTGGCAGTCAGTACTATATAGctgtcaagcatcagatctcaaaataaccaagcattgattttgaaacaaagtcttagtttattgataatccattgtgctcgggtaggcaccagattggaagtgatacaatgtAACTCTAGAACACTaactttaagggggcacatcaaaggtattttaggaattctaacacaggcgtGTGAAACTAACACTCTGGCTACTTTATCTAGTCTTGCaatttagcaacatcctgggtccaggtttaaccctgggaaagtatcccaggagaccttatcttcaaagaggacatacctgcatttgctactagtgagaactaaggaataGGTTATATGGGTTTGATGTGCAGTACATTAGAACAACAGTCGAAAATACAGTTATACCAAGAAAGAAACAACATGCTTGACAATAGCCCCTGTTTGTCTGTGCAAAACACAATGAAAATATGCTCCACATAAATGGGTTAGTGAGTTGTCCTGATTTTTCTTATTCtaatttctttaaagaaaaaaaaaatcaatgacaGTTGTTTATTTTATGGCTGGATTAAAATTGCTTAAATTCTCAATGGCAAATTCACTTTCAGCTTCCCATACATCATCATTCTCTAAAGATGTCATTATGCATAAACTCCAGGGCTAATGTAGTTTTTAGTTTAGCAGTTCCTAAATTTCAAGATATACTTTTCAGTTTTATAACTctgggttggcaaattcctggagatttgggagtcaACACTGGGGGAGGGCTGGATTTGAGAAATAGggtacctcagcagggtatagtgtAAGAGAGTTCACATTACAAAGCTGCTATTTTTCCctgggggaattgatctctgtaacctgaagatcaattgtaaataagaatataagaagagtcctgctggatcagaccaatggtacatctagtccagcattctgtcccaCACAACTTCCAACTGGTTCCTCCATTGGTTCCCCCTAATTGGGGTGGTCTTACATTCATTTGCAATGTTTTATGTGACAGGGAACAGGAACCATAAAGATACTTTGTATATAAACATATGCATAGGGGTGTGAATCTTTTCAAGGCTATTAGCCTCATACCAGACCCTCTGGTGCCAGGAGTATAGGCATCAAAATTGAGTGATTTGGTTCTCCCCTGGACCAGAGAATTGCCATAAATTCAGCAAGTGGTATATCAAAAAGGGATAGGAGGCTAGAGACCTCCTTTGCCCCTATACAAACATCCTTTCGTGTTAATTCTTTAATTAGCATTGCTAGTAGGCCTTGATCAGTCTATTTCTCATACCTGTGTCACTGGCCAGAGCTATTTTCTAACAAGGTCATCCAGATAAGAAAGGAACTCTCTGTGTGTCCATATGTGTGCTTGCATAGCTTTCAATAAACCAGAAAGGACAGGAGCTAAATATATAATATCTTACTATTCAAATATAATGTTTCCTTATGTTATTTAAAGCAAAGATAAAAATCATTTATAGCCAGGCATCctacagaggccaaggcctttccctatatcccttctggctctgggattcagaggtttagtgcctctgaatgtggaggttcctttcagtccccatggctagtagcaactgatagatttatcctccttaaatctacctaatcccctttgaaagtcttttggaagcagacaAGCCGGCATGTGGGCActggaagggtttgcaccgatgTATGACTTATGCAGCCAGAGCGGAGGGgaggtatgtggggggggggctgcccgaGCGGCACCCCGCCCAAGGGCAACGGCGCTGGAGGGCTGTGTCCAAgcatgggcagaagtgaggcggagTGTGGTGTTCAGAGGGGGGGTAGAGTTGGGAGCACAGCCAGGCTTAgacagcttcctgagcagtttggcccatgataCACCCCCTCCAAGAGGTGCAACTTTACGCTTGCAAAAACAGCGccatgccccataggcactcgttgaaaccaaacaCAAAAGTCACTGCTGCcgctgctgtggaagctcgcaaaccccttagggagtggcatgATTGCCCCGCCAATCCCCTTGCACCTCAggctgacaagccccctccccagtacccaatcgtggtctcccccctcttagaaatacttccactctggcctcgcacaactcagctGTTAGGGAAAGGAGTGCATGGTGGGaagttctgccg
The sequence above is a segment of the Heteronotia binoei isolate CCM8104 ecotype False Entrance Well chromosome 15, APGP_CSIRO_Hbin_v1, whole genome shotgun sequence genome. Coding sequences within it:
- the LOC132584578 gene encoding olfactory receptor 14C36-like is translated as MANLLIIMAVLFDCHLHTPMYFFLMNLAVLDIGSISVLVPKAMANSLMDSRTISYFGCVAQVFLLLFFVGSDFALLTVMAHDRYVAICNPLQYEKIMHKRACIKMVVSAWISGVLNSSLNTGSTFAITFCSNVVHQFFCEIPQLLKLSCSGLDFVQIGVIVLTCGIVQGCFIFIILTYVKIFATVLKIPSVQSQKKALSTCIPHLTVVFLLVFSGIFAYGSSMIDTSSVLNIVFAFFYAILPPFLNPFIYTMRNKEIKTALLKLFTMANFSKIISSRVVL